In Desulfobulbus oralis, one DNA window encodes the following:
- a CDS encoding YifB family Mg chelatase-like AAA ATPase, giving the protein MLAKALSATLAGVDARMVQVEVDLAQGLPSFATVGLAEGAVREAKDRVRAAIKNSGYSFPLGRITVNLAPAAVRKEGTGYDLPMALGILAAAGALAAELLDGVMVCGELSLDGALRPVPGVLPMALAARAHGCRRMLVPLDNVREAALVEGIAAYGAARLEQALDFLAGRASLTPAQADIAAVFAAGRQDLPDFAEVRGQKSVKRAFEIAAAGGHNILVCGVPGTGKTMMARRLPSILPALTLAEAYETSRIYSCAGLLPAESPLITVRPFRSPHHTVSDAGLIGGGQTPRPGEVSLAHNGVLFLDELPEFRKQVLEVLRQPLEDGGVTIARAASSLRFPARFMLVAAMNPCPCGHLGDPARPCTCSPLAVQRYRSRISGPLLDRIDLHIEAPPVPVKELLNQPVGEPSAAIRKRVQAARLIQAKRFAREKQLYCNAQMGTREVGKHCPLDAASSALLHQAVNRLGLSARAYYRILKIARTIADLEAAPALRDVHVAEAVQYRRLAFSGPA; this is encoded by the coding sequence ATGCTGGCCAAGGCCCTGAGCGCCACGCTTGCAGGCGTTGATGCCCGTATGGTGCAGGTCGAGGTGGATCTGGCCCAGGGTCTGCCCTCCTTTGCCACCGTGGGCCTGGCCGAGGGCGCGGTGCGCGAGGCCAAGGACCGGGTGCGGGCGGCCATCAAGAATTCCGGCTACAGCTTTCCGCTGGGCCGTATCACGGTGAATCTGGCCCCGGCCGCGGTACGGAAGGAAGGCACCGGTTACGATCTGCCGATGGCTCTGGGCATCCTGGCTGCGGCCGGCGCTCTGGCAGCGGAGCTGCTGGACGGCGTCATGGTCTGCGGCGAACTCTCCCTGGACGGCGCTCTCCGGCCCGTGCCCGGCGTGCTGCCCATGGCGCTGGCCGCCCGGGCCCACGGTTGCCGCCGGATGCTGGTGCCGCTGGACAATGTGCGCGAGGCTGCCCTGGTGGAAGGCATTGCGGCGTACGGCGCGGCACGGCTCGAACAGGCTCTGGACTTTCTGGCCGGCCGGGCCAGCCTGACGCCGGCCCAGGCGGACATTGCGGCGGTGTTTGCGGCGGGACGGCAGGATCTGCCGGACTTTGCCGAGGTGCGCGGCCAGAAGTCGGTGAAGCGGGCCTTTGAAATCGCTGCGGCCGGCGGCCACAATATCCTGGTCTGTGGCGTGCCGGGCACGGGCAAGACCATGATGGCCAGGCGGCTGCCCTCCATCCTGCCGGCCCTCACCCTGGCCGAGGCCTATGAAACCAGCCGCATCTATTCCTGTGCAGGGCTCCTGCCGGCCGAGTCGCCGCTCATCACCGTGCGGCCTTTTCGTTCGCCGCACCACACGGTGTCGGATGCGGGCCTGATAGGCGGGGGCCAGACGCCCCGGCCGGGCGAGGTGTCTCTGGCCCACAATGGCGTGCTCTTTCTGGACGAACTTCCGGAATTCAGAAAGCAGGTGCTGGAGGTGCTGCGCCAGCCGCTGGAAGATGGCGGGGTCACCATCGCCCGGGCCGCCTCCTCCCTGCGCTTTCCGGCCCGCTTCATGCTGGTGGCCGCCATGAATCCCTGTCCCTGCGGCCATCTGGGCGATCCGGCGCGGCCCTGCACCTGTTCCCCCCTGGCCGTGCAGCGCTACCGCAGCCGGATTTCCGGACCGCTTCTGGACCGCATCGATCTGCACATCGAAGCCCCGCCGGTGCCGGTCAAGGAGCTGTTAAACCAGCCGGTCGGCGAGCCTTCGGCCGCCATCCGCAAGCGGGTGCAGGCCGCGCGGCTGATCCAGGCCAAGCGCTTTGCCCGGGAAAAGCAGCTCTACTGCAACGCCCAGATGGGTACCAGGGAAGTCGGAAAACACTGCCCGCTGGACGCGGCCTCCAGCGCGCTCCTGCATCAGGCGGTGAACCGTCTGGGACTTTCGGCCAGGGCCTATTACCGTATTCTGAAAATCGCCCGCACCATTGCCGATCTGGAAGCCGCGCCCGCCCTGCGCGACGTCCATGTGGCCGAGGCGGTGCAGTACCGCCGTCTGGCCTTTTCCGGCCCCGCCTGA
- a CDS encoding tRNA1(Val) (adenine(37)-N6)-methyltransferase → MSACVQPAQVSPAAAGEVSQDRLFGGRLLLFQPRHGYRFSMDAVLLAHFVRPRPGWRILDLGCGCGVVGLIAAYRVPSCTVTLLERQPELARLAAANAAVNGMTDRVQTREADLRQLGTVIRPESFDLVLCNPPYYQQGRGRIRPDAQEASARHDLSAGVADFVRAAAFGLRNRGRAVFIYRASSQAALQMALMSCRLAPKRVQMLYSYPGAVQARLFLVEALKNGGDACTVLPPFYLHAGPEGTYTAAMQRLYQEEACWPRP, encoded by the coding sequence ATGAGCGCCTGCGTCCAGCCTGCACAGGTCTCTCCGGCAGCCGCGGGAGAAGTCAGTCAGGACCGGCTTTTTGGCGGCCGCCTCCTGCTCTTCCAGCCCCGGCACGGCTACCGTTTTTCCATGGATGCGGTGCTCCTGGCCCATTTTGTGCGGCCCAGGCCGGGCTGGCGGATTTTGGATCTGGGTTGCGGCTGTGGCGTGGTCGGGCTGATTGCCGCCTACCGTGTGCCCTCCTGCACGGTGACCCTGCTGGAGCGCCAGCCGGAGCTGGCCCGGCTGGCTGCGGCAAACGCGGCGGTCAACGGCATGACGGACCGGGTGCAGACGCGGGAAGCGGATCTGCGGCAGTTGGGTACCGTGATCCGGCCGGAATCCTTTGATCTGGTCTTGTGCAATCCGCCCTACTATCAGCAGGGCCGGGGCCGTATCCGCCCGGATGCGCAGGAGGCCAGCGCACGCCACGATCTGTCGGCCGGTGTGGCCGACTTCGTTCGTGCCGCGGCCTTTGGCCTCAGGAACAGGGGCCGGGCGGTTTTCATCTATCGGGCCTCAAGTCAGGCAGCGTTGCAGATGGCGCTGATGAGCTGCCGCCTGGCGCCCAAGCGGGTGCAGATGCTGTACAGCTATCCGGGCGCGGTTCAGGCCAGGCTGTTCCTGGTTGAAGCCCTGAAAAACGGGGGCGATGCCTGCACGGTGCTGCCACCCTTTTATCTGCATGCCGGGCCGGAAGGAACATATACCGCGGCCATGCAGCGCCTGTATCAGGAGGAAGCATGCTGGCCAAGGCCCTGA
- the queD gene encoding 6-carboxytetrahydropterin synthase QueD, producing MDIFIESQFSGGHHLRAYPGNCERPHGHNWKVRVTVRARKLDRLGMGIDFRELKSRVASVLAQLDHQDLNELPAFREINPSSENIALFLYQALEPLLHDGRYALFSVEVRETDNTGVIYYGADQR from the coding sequence GTGGATATCTTTATTGAAAGCCAATTTTCCGGCGGTCACCATCTCCGGGCCTATCCCGGCAACTGCGAACGGCCGCACGGCCACAACTGGAAGGTCAGGGTCACGGTCCGGGCGCGGAAACTGGACCGGCTCGGCATGGGCATCGATTTCCGGGAACTGAAGAGCCGTGTGGCCAGCGTGCTGGCGCAACTGGATCACCAGGATCTGAACGAACTCCCCGCCTTCAGGGAGATCAATCCCTCCTCGGAAAACATTGCGCTTTTTCTCTATCAGGCGCTGGAGCCGCTCCTCCACGACGGGCGCTATGCGCTTTTTTCGGTGGAAGTGCGGGAAACCGACAACACCGGGGTGATCTACTACGGTGCAGACCAGCGCTGA
- a CDS encoding 7-carboxy-7-deazaguanine synthase QueE, which translates to MQTSAELALCECFYSIQGESARAGLPCLFFRLAGCNLRCLWCDSTYSFTGGRPCTVAEAAAWALGHACPLVELTGGEPLLQEGAYPLIERLLAGGKEVLLETNGTLSLARVPLEVSVILDVKCPGSGMAAYFCPENLELLALRKKRGSTDEVKFVLADETDFFWALDFVRRHGLHALVPVLFSPVRPGLEPERLAELMLAHQAPARLQLQLHTLLWPGRKRGV; encoded by the coding sequence GTGCAGACCAGCGCTGAACTCGCGCTCTGCGAGTGTTTTTACTCCATCCAGGGCGAGTCCGCCCGCGCCGGTCTGCCCTGCCTTTTTTTTCGCCTGGCGGGCTGCAATCTGCGCTGCCTCTGGTGCGACTCCACCTACAGCTTTACGGGCGGCAGGCCGTGCACCGTGGCCGAGGCAGCGGCCTGGGCCCTGGGGCATGCCTGCCCACTCGTGGAGCTGACCGGCGGAGAACCGCTGCTGCAGGAGGGCGCCTATCCGCTGATTGAGCGACTTTTGGCGGGCGGCAAAGAGGTTTTGCTGGAGACCAACGGCACCCTGTCCCTGGCCCGGGTCCCCCTGGAAGTCAGCGTGATTCTGGATGTCAAATGCCCCGGCTCCGGCATGGCAGCGTATTTTTGCCCTGAAAATCTGGAACTGCTGGCACTCCGGAAAAAGCGAGGCAGTACGGATGAAGTCAAATTTGTGCTGGCCGATGAAACGGATTTCTTCTGGGCCCTGGACTTTGTGCGGAGGCACGGGCTCCACGCCCTGGTGCCGGTGCTCTTCTCCCCGGTCCGGCCGGGTCTGGAGCCGGAGCGTCTTGCCGAGCTGATGCTCGCCCATCAGGCCCCGGCCCGCCTGCAACTGCAACTCCATACCCTGCTCTGGCCAGGGCGGAAAAGGGGCGTGTAG
- a CDS encoding DUF4153 domain-containing protein: protein MRAFFEECRDEVKALAGQSPASVAAVGVAALCYLCAASGLLGWQGGLIFYNILCASALLVISDALGWPGNRLWRAALALGSAVLAYFFVYRFDAALDHTVKLHCFALYFLLLLLFVLAQTRRGAGQLRVLAQNGLLFGTLFLLFVIIYGIFLLTAEWLFDIKHLTSVWRHGNILAAFALFLLFLARTAHRASEEAEATSMGKKEQLLYGILYYSSFAYAVLVAFYCLIWLVGMGQSHPSVVHLVIWSSSFSLLLLWLKTEALRATDRAFLLLTGLLSVCALGAVCLRIRQYGLTPNRYFVLLASLWLIFSCGWHFLRKDCRMALALLVPLVLVGVWTPLGAIDLSVWSQTKRLAALEEVPANRERMAEIADFLSRYGQEAKIPATVSEILRHPTLPPAISVRASLERAPEEELLHIAPYDYALMHLDARQEREYANGDVRIKTSRGGRLSVVYQDTVQAELDLGQVLRESLPVEQGQSAYSYEIRPEKRWIKVQGPELDIAVYVERADLKWEYPAGKPKVVTDLDADLEYRVFLAKRRGT, encoded by the coding sequence ATGAGAGCATTTTTTGAGGAATGCAGGGATGAGGTCAAGGCGCTGGCGGGGCAATCTCCGGCCAGTGTGGCGGCAGTCGGTGTGGCAGCGCTGTGTTACCTGTGCGCGGCCTCGGGCCTTCTGGGGTGGCAGGGGGGACTGATTTTTTATAACATTCTCTGCGCCTCTGCCCTGCTCGTTATTTCTGACGCCCTGGGCTGGCCCGGAAACCGCCTGTGGCGGGCAGCCCTCGCCCTGGGCTCGGCGGTACTGGCCTATTTTTTCGTGTACCGCTTTGACGCTGCCCTGGATCATACGGTCAAGCTGCACTGTTTTGCCCTGTACTTTCTGTTATTGCTGCTTTTCGTGCTGGCCCAAACGCGGCGGGGCGCAGGTCAACTGCGGGTGCTGGCGCAAAACGGGCTGCTGTTCGGCACGCTTTTTCTGCTGTTTGTTATCATTTACGGTATTTTTCTACTCACTGCCGAATGGCTTTTTGATATCAAGCACCTCACCTCGGTCTGGCGCCACGGCAATATCCTGGCCGCCTTTGCTCTGTTCCTGCTGTTTTTGGCCAGGACGGCGCACAGGGCCTCCGAAGAGGCTGAAGCCACCAGTATGGGTAAAAAGGAGCAGTTACTCTACGGCATCCTCTACTACTCGTCCTTTGCCTATGCCGTGCTGGTGGCCTTCTACTGTCTGATCTGGCTGGTCGGCATGGGCCAAAGCCACCCCAGCGTAGTCCATCTGGTCATCTGGTCCTCCAGTTTCAGCCTGCTGCTCCTCTGGCTGAAAACGGAAGCCCTGCGCGCCACTGACCGTGCTTTCCTGCTGCTGACCGGCCTGCTCTCTGTCTGTGCCCTGGGCGCCGTATGCCTGCGCATCCGGCAGTACGGCCTGACGCCGAACCGCTATTTTGTTTTGCTGGCCTCGCTGTGGCTGATTTTTTCCTGTGGGTGGCATTTTTTGCGCAAGGATTGCCGCATGGCCCTGGCTCTGCTTGTGCCCCTGGTGCTTGTCGGCGTGTGGACACCTTTGGGCGCGATCGATCTGAGTGTGTGGTCCCAGACAAAACGCCTCGCTGCGCTGGAAGAGGTTCCGGCCAACCGGGAGCGGATGGCGGAAATTGCGGACTTTCTGAGCCGCTACGGGCAGGAGGCGAAAATTCCCGCGACAGTGTCCGAAATACTACGGCACCCTACTCTTCCTCCTGCAATAAGCGTTCGTGCCAGTCTGGAGCGTGCCCCAGAAGAGGAGCTGCTGCACATTGCGCCTTACGATTACGCGCTGATGCATCTTGACGCAAGACAGGAGCGCGAATATGCCAATGGCGATGTGCGTATCAAAACCAGCCGGGGCGGCAGGCTGAGCGTCGTTTACCAGGACACTGTCCAGGCAGAACTCGATCTGGGGCAGGTGTTACGGGAGAGCCTGCCGGTGGAACAGGGGCAAAGCGCCTACAGCTACGAGATCCGCCCGGAAAAGCGCTGGATAAAAGTGCAGGGGCCGGAACTGGACATTGCCGTGTATGTGGAGCGAGCTGATTTAAAGTGGGAATATCCGGCCGGAAAGCCCAAGGTGGTGACGGATCTTGACGCGGACCTGGAGTATAGGGTTTTTCTCGCCAAACGGCGCGGCACATGA
- a CDS encoding peptidase U32 family protein, translated as MSAAPALALPELLAPAGNLEKLKVAVHYGADAVYLGGRQHSLRARAANFSEDEVRQGVAFAHAHGVRVYAAVNIFAHNRDLDGVAASLAFLQEAGVDACIVADPGILRLARQHAPGMPLHLSTQMNVSNREHALFWQEQGLARLNLARELGCEEIAAIRKAVRCGLEVFIHGALCIAYSGRCLLSAYFTGRDANRGDCAQPCRYSYALVEEKRPGQYFPIEEDERGAYVFNSKDLCLLGHLPVLVALGVDALKIEGRMKSVAYVAQTVHLYRQALNWIGGQQARGAGLESLTMPARFFAELANIGTRGHTDNFFLGQPDADDMLHGSARLAQSSVPAGIARTAEPLLVEARHTLVPGDRLECLLPERLQPLAARITALHDADGRPLAQARPSQCVRLTLAPAVQLAPCTLLRKTPHR; from the coding sequence ATGAGCGCGGCCCCTGCCCTTGCCCTGCCGGAACTCCTGGCGCCGGCTGGCAATCTGGAAAAACTGAAGGTGGCGGTGCACTACGGCGCGGATGCCGTGTATTTGGGCGGCAGGCAGCACAGCCTGCGCGCCCGGGCCGCCAATTTCAGCGAGGATGAAGTCCGGCAGGGGGTGGCCTTTGCCCACGCGCACGGGGTCCGGGTCTATGCGGCGGTGAACATCTTTGCCCACAACCGCGACCTGGACGGCGTGGCGGCATCCCTGGCCTTTTTGCAGGAAGCGGGGGTGGATGCCTGCATCGTGGCGGATCCCGGGATCCTGCGGCTGGCACGGCAGCACGCGCCGGGCATGCCGCTGCACCTGTCCACCCAGATGAATGTCAGCAACCGGGAGCACGCGCTTTTCTGGCAGGAGCAGGGTCTGGCCCGCCTGAACCTCGCCCGGGAACTGGGCTGCGAGGAAATCGCGGCCATCCGCAAGGCTGTGCGCTGCGGGCTCGAAGTCTTTATTCACGGCGCGCTCTGCATTGCCTATTCGGGCCGTTGCCTGCTCAGCGCCTATTTCACGGGCCGGGACGCCAACCGGGGCGACTGCGCCCAACCCTGCCGCTACTCCTATGCTCTCGTGGAGGAGAAGCGGCCGGGCCAGTATTTCCCGATAGAGGAAGACGAGCGCGGCGCCTACGTGTTCAACTCCAAAGACCTCTGCCTTTTGGGCCATCTGCCGGTGCTGGTGGCTTTGGGCGTGGATGCCCTGAAGATAGAGGGCCGGATGAAATCCGTGGCCTACGTGGCGCAGACCGTGCACCTGTATCGCCAGGCCCTGAACTGGATAGGCGGCCAGCAGGCAAGGGGCGCCGGACTGGAGAGCCTGACCATGCCGGCCCGCTTTTTTGCCGAACTCGCGAACATCGGCACCCGCGGCCACACCGACAATTTTTTTCTGGGCCAGCCGGATGCAGATGACATGCTGCATGGGAGCGCCAGGCTTGCGCAGAGCAGCGTGCCGGCGGGGATTGCGCGGACAGCCGAGCCGCTGCTTGTCGAAGCCCGCCATACCCTCGTTCCGGGCGATCGGCTGGAATGCCTGCTGCCGGAGCGCCTGCAGCCGCTTGCCGCCCGGATTACGGCGCTTCATGATGCCGACGGCCGACCGCTTGCCCAGGCCAGACCCAGCCAATGCGTGCGCCTCACCCTGGCGCCTGCGGTGCAGCTTGCGCCCTGCACCCTGCTGCGGAAAACGCCCCATCGCTGA
- a CDS encoding pyridoxal phosphate-dependent decarboxylase family protein — protein MDKPMDAAQIFQRLAELAGAYRDGQAEGGYVTYLPPAELARRLELDRPAPPGDWDEIFRWVELYLRYSVKTGHPGYMNRMWSSANLPSVLGEMVTALSNTSACTFETAPVSTLMEQYLLQAMLDLVGFPKGSGQMTTGSSNANLIALLIARNQASQAKNKGLFAQQELFAFVNCEAHYSFDRAANVLGLGSDHLIKIPVDEHGRMRTDALEAELARVTANGGRPFFVCATQGTTVRGAFDPVAPLLPLREKYGFWLHCDGAWGGPVIFSQKLRAQFLPHLEKADSFTLDFHKMPGTALMCNFLLLRGNMGVLQQTLSAGDETYIFRSEADGSLRDLGTLSLQCGRRVDSLKAFLDWKFYGRAGFAARVENCLSLAEYAEERVQALPELEMVAPRESFNLCFRFCPPAGVDAAALLQAIRSRMQREGRYLVGTGFVGGELAMRFIATNPAIGRPEIDAFLQTVVQSGKTMLAEQAA, from the coding sequence ATGGACAAACCAATGGACGCGGCACAGATCTTCCAGCGGCTGGCCGAGCTGGCCGGGGCATACCGGGACGGGCAGGCTGAAGGCGGCTATGTGACATACCTGCCGCCTGCCGAGCTGGCCAGACGTCTGGAACTTGACCGCCCTGCCCCGCCGGGCGACTGGGACGAAATCTTCCGCTGGGTGGAACTGTATCTGCGCTACTCGGTCAAAACCGGGCATCCGGGCTACATGAACCGCATGTGGTCATCCGCAAACCTGCCTTCAGTGCTGGGTGAAATGGTGACCGCGCTGAGCAACACCTCGGCCTGCACCTTTGAAACCGCACCGGTCTCCACCCTGATGGAGCAATACCTGCTGCAGGCCATGCTGGACCTGGTGGGCTTTCCAAAGGGATCGGGCCAGATGACGACCGGCTCCAGCAACGCCAACCTGATAGCGCTGCTCATAGCCCGCAATCAGGCAAGCCAGGCCAAGAACAAGGGCCTCTTCGCCCAACAGGAACTTTTCGCCTTTGTGAACTGCGAGGCCCATTACTCCTTTGACCGGGCTGCCAACGTGCTGGGCCTGGGCAGCGATCACCTGATCAAAATTCCCGTGGATGAACACGGCCGCATGCGCACGGATGCGCTGGAGGCGGAACTGGCACGGGTCACGGCAAACGGCGGCCGGCCTTTTTTTGTCTGCGCCACCCAGGGCACCACGGTGCGCGGTGCCTTTGATCCGGTAGCGCCGCTGTTGCCGCTGCGCGAAAAGTATGGCTTCTGGCTGCACTGCGACGGCGCTTGGGGCGGGCCGGTGATTTTCAGCCAGAAGCTACGTGCGCAGTTTCTGCCGCATCTGGAAAAGGCGGATTCCTTTACCTTGGATTTCCACAAGATGCCAGGCACCGCGCTGATGTGCAATTTCCTGCTTTTGCGCGGCAATATGGGCGTTTTGCAGCAGACCCTGAGCGCGGGTGACGAGACCTATATTTTCCGCAGCGAAGCGGACGGCTCGCTGCGTGATCTGGGCACACTGTCCTTGCAGTGTGGTCGCCGGGTGGACAGTCTGAAAGCTTTTCTGGACTGGAAATTTTACGGCAGGGCGGGCTTTGCCGCGCGGGTGGAAAACTGCCTCTCGCTTGCCGAATACGCAGAAGAGCGCGTACAGGCCCTGCCAGAACTGGAGATGGTGGCGCCACGGGAATCCTTCAACCTGTGCTTCCGCTTCTGCCCGCCTGCAGGGGTGGATGCGGCTGCACTCTTGCAGGCCATTCGCTCGCGGATGCAACGCGAAGGCCGCTATCTGGTGGGCACCGGCTTTGTGGGCGGTGAACTGGCCATGCGCTTCATTGCCACGAATCCAGCGATTGGCAGGCCGGAAATCGATGCCTTTTTGCAGACTGTGGTGCAAAGCGGCAAGACCATGCTGGCGGAGCAGGCGGCATGA
- a CDS encoding XTP/dITP diphosphatase, which translates to MQSLIILATKNAGKVQEIQDLLSAHAVKVQSLLDFGPLPGAVEDGQTFDDNAYKKALHYAKVLGLPCLADDSGLCVDALGGRPGVFSARYAGEHGDDAANCAKVLEEMRGQTQRGAHFTCVLSLATPGGPALTWEASCQGEILTEKRGENGFGYDPIFFYPPLGRSFAELSMAEKGRVSHRGKALSEFVSEFDKVQRWLAQRLHEQRLPKPDHHQFLHNDWSKDRMV; encoded by the coding sequence ATGCAAAGTCTGATTATCCTGGCCACTAAAAATGCGGGCAAAGTCCAAGAAATTCAGGATCTCCTGTCGGCCCACGCGGTCAAGGTGCAGTCGCTCCTGGACTTCGGCCCCCTGCCTGGGGCCGTGGAAGACGGCCAGACCTTTGACGACAATGCCTACAAGAAGGCGCTGCACTATGCAAAGGTCCTGGGCCTGCCCTGTCTGGCCGATGATTCCGGCCTCTGCGTCGATGCGCTGGGCGGCCGGCCCGGCGTGTTCTCGGCACGCTATGCAGGCGAACACGGGGACGATGCCGCCAACTGCGCGAAGGTCCTGGAGGAGATGCGTGGGCAGACGCAGCGGGGGGCGCATTTCACCTGTGTCCTGTCGCTGGCCACACCCGGCGGCCCGGCGCTCACCTGGGAGGCGAGTTGCCAGGGCGAGATCCTTACGGAAAAACGGGGAGAAAACGGTTTCGGCTATGATCCGATCTTTTTCTACCCGCCTTTGGGCAGGAGCTTTGCCGAGCTGAGCATGGCGGAAAAGGGCCGCGTGAGCCACCGGGGCAAAGCGCTCTCCGAATTCGTCTCCGAGTTCGACAAGGTGCAGCGCTGGCTTGCGCAGCGCCTGCACGAGCAGAGGCTGCCCAAGCCCGACCACCACCAGTTTCTGCACAACGACTGGTCAAAGGACAGGATGGTGTGA
- a CDS encoding GNAT family N-acetyltransferase — MELKKEAPTPEAYNALRLRSKIGGPKPLAKARQALQNSLHVVSVYDGESLIGLGRIIGDGAVSFAVTDVMVAEEYQRQGIGHTIMQHLDTWFAKHTDTTSYIMLIANKPADRLYRKYGFEDVGEMKIGMLRKHSI, encoded by the coding sequence ATGGAACTCAAAAAGGAAGCGCCAACACCTGAAGCCTACAATGCCCTGCGCCTGCGTTCAAAAATCGGGGGACCAAAGCCTCTGGCCAAGGCCCGGCAGGCCCTGCAAAACTCTCTTCATGTGGTCAGCGTATACGATGGCGAAAGCCTCATTGGTCTGGGCCGGATCATTGGCGATGGCGCTGTCTCTTTTGCGGTGACGGATGTCATGGTGGCCGAAGAGTACCAGCGCCAGGGCATTGGCCATACGATCATGCAGCACCTTGATACCTGGTTTGCAAAGCATACGGATACCACCAGCTATATCATGCTCATCGCCAACAAACCGGCTGATAGGCTCTATAGAAAATATGGTTTTGAAGATGTAGGGGAAATGAAAATTGGCATGCTCAGAAAACATAGCATATAA
- a CDS encoding LTA synthase family protein has product MLPLAIESILLMFILICSRSTILTIFLIFAITINACQLANIYSTGEYLASLTVFNINQFHDIGSHIFSIISIILGYLLLYFVDFIVSRKVKYICNIRNILSICIVFFIILYCEINIITFPIHNFVNTAHDVVKIYTYKPEHINKEIFIRNKIPCYSKDYNINIQEHKEYNVIILFMEGTSYRVLSEEITKNLWDLKNNSINIVNYFNHTAATFNGIRGQLISGYQLNPGVQSLNSNIDITTVPDFILKNTYSSVVSLPTILNDLGYNTVFVSPHPNPSVFNSWMYTIGFNKIYAHPKNMNLTDKEMYDFIYQNLQQLSKEKKKFFLGAYILGTHHGLDSPDAKYGDGSNPYLNKFYNHDIWFGEFLKKLKSSTLYDNTILVVTTDHATHPSPEFKQTFSSDVLYFVDKVPFIIHYKGVNPMQIDANYRNSLSMTPTVLDLLQICNVKNNFLGNSIFMQQDDSKFAHISNIQLTFYKTDASGVQVIDPNDPAYREVIGLIMDFFHFAR; this is encoded by the coding sequence ATGCTACCATTAGCAATTGAGTCGATTTTATTGATGTTTATTTTAATCTGTTCACGCTCAACCATATTAACGATATTTTTAATATTTGCAATTACTATAAATGCCTGTCAATTGGCAAATATATATAGCACCGGTGAATACTTAGCCTCACTGACCGTATTTAATATCAATCAATTTCATGATATTGGCAGTCATATTTTCAGTATCATTTCTATAATTTTGGGATATCTCTTACTTTATTTTGTAGATTTCATTGTTTCCAGAAAAGTAAAATATATTTGTAATATAAGAAATATATTATCTATTTGTATTGTCTTTTTTATTATTTTATATTGCGAAATAAATATCATTACATTTCCAATACATAATTTTGTTAATACTGCACATGATGTTGTTAAAATCTATACTTACAAACCAGAACATATTAATAAAGAAATCTTTATCAGAAATAAAATCCCTTGCTATTCCAAAGATTACAATATAAATATTCAAGAGCATAAAGAATATAATGTCATAATTTTATTTATGGAGGGCACAAGCTATCGAGTTTTAAGCGAAGAAATTACCAAAAATTTGTGGGATTTGAAAAACAACTCAATAAATATTGTCAATTATTTTAATCATACCGCAGCAACCTTCAATGGAATTCGCGGACAACTCATATCAGGATACCAACTCAACCCTGGAGTACAATCATTAAATAGTAATATAGATATCACTACTGTTCCTGATTTTATTTTGAAAAATACGTATTCTTCCGTTGTATCATTACCGACAATCTTAAATGATCTTGGGTACAACACTGTTTTTGTCTCACCACATCCCAATCCAAGTGTATTTAACTCCTGGATGTATACCATTGGCTTTAATAAAATTTATGCTCATCCAAAGAATATGAATTTAACTGATAAGGAAATGTATGATTTTATCTATCAAAATCTTCAGCAATTATCCAAAGAAAAGAAAAAGTTTTTCCTCGGCGCCTACATCCTTGGAACCCACCATGGCTTGGATAGCCCAGATGCCAAATACGGTGATGGTTCAAATCCATATTTGAACAAGTTTTATAATCATGATATTTGGTTTGGTGAATTCCTGAAAAAACTCAAATCCAGCACCTTGTACGATAATACGATTCTGGTGGTTACCACGGATCATGCAACCCATCCATCACCGGAATTCAAGCAGACTTTTTCGAGCGATGTTCTGTATTTTGTCGATAAAGTTCCATTTATAATTCACTATAAAGGTGTCAATCCCATGCAAATTGATGCCAATTACCGGAACTCTCTCTCAATGACTCCTACTGTCCTTGACTTGCTCCAGATCTGCAATGTTAAGAATAATTTCCTCGGCAATTCTATCTTTATGCAGCAGGATGATTCCAAATTTGCTCATATATCCAATATACAGCTTACCTTTTACAAGACCGATGCCAGCGGTGTGCAGGTTATTGATCCCAATGACCCGGCTTACCGCGAAGTCATCGGCTTGATCATGGACTTTTTCCATTTTGCCCGCTAA